In Cydia pomonella isolate Wapato2018A chromosome 27, ilCydPomo1, whole genome shotgun sequence, a single genomic region encodes these proteins:
- the LOC133532400 gene encoding titin-like isoform X16 has protein sequence MEVEVRLTRTGEEPWGFRLIGGTDFNMPLTVVKVLPDSPADFAGIRNGDTVASIQGKKAATMTHDGAKAAVAAAADSLNIGVMRGLYDLTLDDYDPIDDPLDQDDFDQPSHPTEVFQVQQFGDTPLDSKEPSRSRTGSRGNLDRRSLSEGRCDPYEQRSLTESPYFLNTKPYRPFSTEPSPIPPLEKPIILNPNYHDEFGTFDDGLEPPVDLPKVDEFAGILSEKSRYKLPISKQYDPDGSKLNKTKEITTVTKTVEEKVVTEEIVTKEVKVTSVEERLVKEQKEDAKFMKKMKKDIDMDKIEMTATSIVDESIEKAVTVAGEIKKEIDLELSAISSESKTSSSDMETVVMAPDRKKIIKEVSEMSETVKKTDDYVVKKSDVSVAKEVAKFEKDDRQIIIDERQEFRKQELQETIESGSVRRKSQMYDGDVKMADMKVEKTSVDETIESGSVRRKSEMFDNDVKKTDCKVEKKFIDETIESGSVRSKSEMFDKNVEMKSVDDAKIERRQSKRISDQKDIKAVQSAQHKQTSEFKTEKISTTTESVHKSDESKTKEAKYSTAKLLAEQRAYTIGLQTIPHIRGTVQSNYHYDLLLKTFFIHLTDVMVALSRFILAEPVLSKPLETKPEVKKEVTEVSQVERDVVSNTTVVKDSVIDRKKTEKLETKDLQIREKKEKVEKVADVIKQDHVREVKQHEYTDYVQKIQQESEKREKCILSGAEMAQLSDKKSGELITKMDGVITEFQTKAGLEEEITMQRERRSRSRSKVDEEIVKDAMPQNALSRVDIKSQEITEVKTTSSVLDSKEMKTETKHESIDIKRETKHEASGVSSKNGKNTYISICEAHVYTNKNSIFDEIAEIPETASVESIKETNIALEANEAMITERVAIESQSQMKQEAEAVVESHEISSTKTEEVIVQEKQVSVQETDVQKSFIEIESNKAAIIEKVDINQPIVELHEDIVDKAVSVEIKNQMNIQEIETSEYIDELNVVKEESIEITESHDIKEVQVLEDISVKAKKESIDIEEIKEETIQDVKESIYIIEEDVNVSKEEIVSVKEEAIAVQEVKESESNVNIEDIKVTEQIAVVQGTTEISEKSLEVKDEYAQLKVTKEEITELEENVEIDQEIEVYIKKSVHIAESENQYQSFISGSSIQNAEYVQESCFTARSTEDSSFTSSVVQESTFMARSTEDAKKQLTLDLDSKIKKSDSQSSVKSTISTPTPSTVPPTPLTDEYVFRLQMPLPKLTGPPVPRSPSPQDEDPHIVKKNLVPHIDTEIIEEVVYETPLPTPPEDKSSPPKFTKPGLKGGNIKYTFFKEEIKEIERKSSLLASAIDQTIKSIEEYKEEVGLETNVDNPLVYNGYAKVIDTKVYKDKLDEVNIEKQIVKNTENINKIVENRANSAEDLINRFHLNGMPVNVTVTLENNVANSVTEAIENKMGESVENVCVDGYRPVPFNPEDAPHLERVEIRIPEPIPTVDPGKAFVAENGEIMGTHQGIVDGLEEAVVDEEIAKDLGKPGMTEEKIAAIISGESEMLREAHVMGLTRVLKSHMHRDNDDSSVDFKKIKPIVESLKDSEVLKALNEEFVKTQEEKKKEERKWTKFLQKPARPVPKAKFGYHGWTANDDEVKESPYKVKIVKQPKPKVAPDYKPQDFNTGPLPWEERAVNEPPPPPVEAEPPILIPEEKPVFLEAIDNLPETAVPDLEETGIELPPEKSIEEPAPEAEPEAPKETEVEKVEETKKEEPCNRVVEETSNSESEMENRIAEQLMKNVEGMVDPNAPLEQQLAQMRAQLAALAQLPGVIQQTLELVTRQLCQITQQEAQSHHTVKQEQMAIESSEMIEESNETSETIIEDVTEEKDETQIEEVVENGIKEEVKETKTVVEVKQTKMEEVKKVQMTRSDEEMQKMKREEQEILDEQRRIEKQKKIENWNKIWPWGDVQRGIRKYRESNCHLVDFHILRDTVILALELIIEGELHEVRKAADHNGPLEELRGVQADSRHGAGASEAGGITDTRDR, from the exons ATGGAGGTAGAAGTACGGCTCACGAGGACGGGGGAAGAGCCCTGGGGCTTCAGACTCATCGGGGGCACCGATTTCAACATGCCACTCACCGTCGTCAAG GTCCTACCCGACTCACCAGCAGATTTCGCCGGCATTCGCAACGGCGACACCGTCGCTAGCATACAGGGGAAAAAAGCGGCCACCATGACACATGACGGGGCTAAAGCGGCTGTGGCGGCGGCAGCGGACAGCCTCAATATTGGAGTGATGCG CGGTCTCTACGACCTGACGCTCGACGACTACGACCCGATCGACGACCCGTTAGACCAGGACGATTTCGACCAGCCCTCTCATCCGACTGAGGTATTCCAAGTACAGCAATTCGGTGACACCCCCCTCGACTCCAAAGAGCCTAGTCGGTCCCGCACTGGATCCCGGGGTAACCTCGACCGGAGGTCTCTTAGCGAAGGTCGCTGTGATCCGTACGAACAGAGGTCCTTAACTGAATCCCCTTACTTCCTCAACACCAAACCGTATAGACCTTTTTCCACTGAGCCTTCCCCAATCCCTCCTTTAGAGAAGCCTATTATTCTTAATCCTAATTACCATGATGAATTTGGCACATTTGATGATGGCCTTGAGCCACCTGTTGATCTTCCCAAAGTTGATGAATTTGCGGGGATCCTTAGTGAAAAAAGTAGATATAAACTCCCAATTTCAAAACAGTATGATCCTGATGGATCTAAGCTTAATAAAACGAAAGAAATAACGACAGTCACTAAGACCGTAGAAGAGAAGGTAGTAACAGAAGAGATAGTGACTAAGGAAGTGAAAGTTACTTCAGTAGAAGAAAGATTGGTTAAAGAGCAAAAGGAAGATGCCaagtttatgaaaaaaatgaagAAGGATATTGATATGGATAAGATAGAAATGACTGCTACAAGCATTGTTGATGAGAGTATTGAGAAAGCTGTAACCGTAGCTggtgaaattaaaaaagaaattgaTCTTGAACTGAGTGCTATATCCTCAGAATCTAAAACTAGCTCATCTGACATGGAAACTGTGGTCATGGCAcctgatagaaaaaaaattatcaaagaGGTTAGTGAAATGAGTGAAACTGTTAAGAAAACTGATGATTATGTTGTTAAAAAGAGTGATGTTAGTGTTGCTAAAGAGGTTGCCAAATTTGAAAAAGATGACAGACAAATTATCATTGACGAACGTCAAGAATTTCGGAAACAGGAGTTACAAGAAACTATAGAAAGTGGTAGCGTGAGAAGGAAGTCACAAATGTATGATGGAGACGTTAAAATGGCAGATATGAAAGTCGAAAAGACATCTGTAGATGAAACTATAGAAAGTGGTAGTGTGAGAAGAAAGTCAGAAATGTTTGATAACGATGTGAAAAAGACCGATTGTAAAGTAGAAAAGAAATTTATAGATGAGACTATAGAAAGTGGAAGTGTACGaagcaaatctgaaatgtttGATAAAAACGTTGAAATGAAATCTGTGGACGATGCCAAAATTGAGAGAAGGCAGTCTAAAAGAATATCTGAccaaaaagatattaaagcagTGCAATCGGCTCAGCACAAGCAAACATCTGAatttaaaacagaaaaaatCTCTACAACTACCGAGAGCGTACATAAATCAGACGAAAGCAAAACTAAAGAGGCTAAATATAGTACAGCTAAATTGCTAGCAGAACAGAGAGCTTATACTATTGGATTACAAACTATTCCTCATATAAGAGGTACAGTGCAATCAAATTATCATTATGATTTATTGCTCAAAaccttttttatacatttgactgATGTCATGGTTGCTCTGTCCAGGTTTATTTTAGCTGAACCTGTATTGTCTAAGCCTTTAGAAACTAAACCAGAAGTTAAAAAAGAAGTAACTGAAGTTAGTCAAGTTGAAAGGGACGTAGTTTCTAATACGACAGTTGTGAAAGATTCTGTAATAGATCGTAAAAAAACTGAAAAGTTAGAAACCAAAGATTTGCAAATTAGAGAAAAAAAAGAGAAAGTTGAAAAAGTGGCTGACGTAATTAAACAAGATCACGTGAGGGAAGTAAAGCAGCATGAATATACGGATTACGTTCAAAAGATTCAACAAGAAAGTGAAAAAAGGGAGAAATGCATTTTGTCTGGTGCAGAAATGGCACAGTTAAGTGATAAAAAGTCGGGGGAATTGATAACTAAAATGGATGGAGTTATAACTGAATTCCAGACTAAAGCCGGTTTAGAGGAAGAGATTACTATGCAACGAGAAAGGAGGTCTAGAAGTAGAAGCAAAGTAGATGAAGAAATAGTGAAAGATGCCATGCCACAAAATGCACTTTCCAGAGTTGATATAAAATCCCAAGAGATTACTGAAGTAAAGACTACCAGTAGTGTCCTAGATTCAAAGGAGATGAAAACAGAAACAAAACATGAAAGTATAGACATTAAAAGAGAAACCAAACACGAAGCTAGTGGAGTTAGTAGTAAGAATGGTAAAAACACATACATATCTATATGTGAAGCTCATgtttatactaataaaaattcaatttttgatGAAATAGCAGAAATACCTGAAACCGCTTCAGTGGAAAGTATTAAGGAAACAAATATAGCATTAGAAGCTAACGAAGCAATGATTACAGAGCGCGTTGCTATAGAATCTCAATCTCAAATGAAACAAGAAGCAGAAGCTGTAGTCGAATCCCACGAAATTTCCAGCACCAAAACCGAGGAAGTTATTGTCCAAGAAAAACAAGTAAGCGTTCAAGAAACTGATGTCCAGAAATCTTTCATAGAGATTGAGAGTAACAAAGCGGCTATTATTGAAAAAGTAGACATAAATCAGCCAATCGTGGAATTACATGAGGATATTGTCGACAAGGCTGTTAGTGTCGAGattaaaaatcaaatgaatatacaggaaattgagacTTCTGAATATATAGATGAATTAAACGTTGTCAAGGAAGAATCAATAGAAATCACGGAATCACACGATATCAAAGAAGTACAGGTCTTGGAGGATATTTCTGTTAAAGCTAAGAAAGAATCCATCGACATTGAGGAAATTAAAGAGGAAACAATTCAAGATGTAAAAgaaagtatatatataattgaaGAAGACGTAAACGTATCAAAAGAAGAAATTGTTTCAGTAAAGGAAGAAGCGATTGCAGTTCAGGAGGTAAAAGAAAGTGAATCTAATGTGAACATTGAGGATATCAAAGTTACTGAACAAATAGCTGTCGTTCAAGGAACTACCGAAATCAGTGAAAAGAGCCTTGAAGTAAAAGATGAATACGCTCAGTTAAAAGTTACGAAAGAAGAAATAACAGAATTAGAGGAAAACGTTGAAATTGACCAAGAAATTgaagtttatattaaaaaatctgTTCATATTGCTGAATCAGAGAATCAATACCAATCTTTCATTTCAGGAAGTTCTATACAGAATGCAGAATACGTACAAGAATCTTGCTTTACTGCAAGATCTACTGAAGACTCTTCTTTCACTTCCAGCGTTGTCCAAGAATCTACTTTCATGGCCAGGTCTACTGAAGATGCTAAAAAACAGCTTACTCTAGATCTGGATTCAAAGATTAAAAAATCTGACTCACAATCCTCAGTGAAGAGCACTATTAGTACCCCTACTCCATCCACTGTCCCTCCCACTCCACTCACAGATGAGTACGTCTTCCGACTCCAAATGCCCCTCCCCAAGCTAACTGGTCCTCCTGTCCCAAGATCCCCAAGTCCCCAGGATGAGGATCCTCATATTGTTAAAAAGAATTTGGTCCCTCATATAGATACTGAAATTATTGAGGAAGTAGTGTATGAAACTCCGCTTCCAACCCCACCTGAGGATAAATCTTCACCGCCAAAGTTTACTAAACCAGGGTTGAAAGGGggtaatataaaatacacatttttcaaG GAGGAGATAAAAGAAATCGAAAGAAAGTCATCACTACTAGCCTCTGCTATCGACCAAACTATCAAATCAATTGAAGAGTACAAGGAAGAAGTAGGATTAGAAACCAACGTTGATAACCCTCTAGTTTACAACGGTTACGCCAAAGTTATAGACACTAAAGTATACAAAGATAAACTTGACGAAGTAAATATCGAAAAACAAATAGTCAAGAACAcagaaaacataaacaaaattgtAGAAAACAGAGCAAATTCTGCGGAAGATTTAATAAATAGGTTTCATCTTAATGGGATGCCAGTAAATGTGACTGTGACCCTTGAAAATAACGTGGCAAATTCAGTGACTGAagctattgaaaataaaatgggAGAATCAGTAGAAAATGTTTGCGTAGACGGATATAGACCCGTGCCTTTCAATCCCGAAGATGCACCTCATTTGGAGAGAGTGgaaattagaataccg GAGCCGATACCAACGGTAGACCCTGGCAAGGCATTTGTAGCAGAAAATGGCGAGATCATGGGTACACATCAGGGTATTGTAGACGGTTTAGAAGAAGCAGTAGTGGATGAAGAAATAGCCA AAGACCTAGGCAAACCTGGTATGACAGAAGAGAAGATCGCAGCAATAATATCTGGAGAATCAGAGATGCTAAGGGAGGCGCACGTTATGGG GCTGACACGGGTTTTAAAGTCGCATATGCATCGAGACAATGATGATTCCAGCGTCGATTTCAAGAAGATCAAACCTATAGTGGAATCGCTAAAGGATTCTGAAGTTCTCAAAGCTTTGAACGAGGAATTTGTTAAGACTCAAGAAGAGAAGAAGAAGGAAGAAAGAAAGTGGACCAAGTTCTTGCAGAAGCCGGCGCGGCCGGTGCCTAAAGCGAAGTTTGGATACCATGGATGGACGGCTAATGATGATGAAGTTAAAGAG TCGCCTTACAAAGTGAAAATAGTAAAACAGCCTAAACCCAAAGTAGCACCCGATTACAAACCGCAG GACTTCAACACGGGCCCGCTGCCGTGGGAAGAGCGAGCGGTCAACGAGCCACCCCCACCCCCAGTGGAGGCTGAACCCCCCATCTTGATACCTGAGGAGAAGCCAGTGTTTCTTGAGGCTATTGATAACCTACCGGAGACTGCTGTTCCGGATTTGGAGGAGACAG GAATTGAATTACCTCCTGAAAAGTCAATAGAGGAACCAGCACCAGAAGCAGAGCCGGAAGCTCCCAAAGAGACAGAAGttgaaaaagtagaagaaactAAGAAGGAAGAGCCCTGCAATAGAGTTGTAGAGGAGACCAGCAACAGCGAGAGCGAGATGGAGAACAGGATAGCGGAACAGCTGATGAAGAATGTAGAGGGAATGGTTG ATCCCAACGCGCCGCTGGAGCAGCAGCTGGCGCAGATGCGCGCGCAGCTGGCAGCGCTGGCGCAGCTGCCCGGCGTCATCCAACAGACGCTGGAGCTGGTGACCCGCCAGCTTTGCCAAATTACGCAGCAG GAAGCTCAGTCTCACCACACAGTGAAACAAGAACAGATGGCAATTGAATCTTCTGAGATGATTGAAG AATCCAATGAGACCTCCGAAACTATAATCGAAGACGTAACAGAAGAAAAAGACGAGACTCAAATAGAAGAAGTCGTTGAAAATGGAATTAAGGAAGAGGTGAAAGAAACGAAGACAGTGGTAGAGGTCAAGCAAACCAAAATGGAAGAGGTCAAAAAGGTGCAGATGACAAGGAGCGACGAAGAAATGCAGAAGATGAAGAGGGAAGAGCAGGAGATTTTGGACGAGCAGAGAAGAATTGAAAAGCAGAAGAAG ATCGAAAACTGGAACAAAATCTGGCCATGGGGCGACGTTCAGAGGGGTATTAGGAAATATAG AGAATCGAACTGCCACTTGGTAGACTTCCATATCCTACGGGACACTGTGATTCTGGCTTTAGAGCTTATTATAGAA GG